The genomic stretch TTAGGTCGATAATCCGCCACTGCGGCGGCACATATGGCAATGTTTGCATCTGCATAATATTCATGACAGGCTTCGTACATGTCCTGGGCAGATGTCACTCGAATCAGCTGAATATTAGCGTGCTCTATGCTCAAATGTGTCGGCCCTGAAACCAAAATCACCTTTGCACCCAAGTTTGCTGCCTTCTTGGCCAGTTCAAACCCCATGGTGCCCGTGGAACGGTTTCCCAAAAATCGAACGGGGTCGATGGCCTCTTGTGTGGGCCCTGCGGTAATGAGCACTTTTTTTCCTGATAATAGCAGTCCTTTGCCCAAATCTTCTTGCATGAAGGCCACGATGTTCTCTGGCTCCGCCATGCGTCCTTCTCCGTGAAGTCCGCTAGCAAGCTCGCCTGATTCAGCAGGAATCAAGATATTCCCAAAAGATTGCAATTTCTCCAAAGAATTCTTGGTCGAGGGATGCTTGTACATATCCAAATCCATGGCAGGCGCAAAATACACGGGGCATTTAGCAGATAAATAGGTGGCCAAAAGAAGGTTATCGCAAGTGCCATTGGCCATCTTGGACAACGTATTCGCAGTGGCGGGGGCAATCAACATCACATCGGCCCAAAGTCCGAGCTCCACATGGTTGTTCCAAGAAAGGCTCCCATCTTCCTCGTTGATAAAATCCATCAACACTGGGTTTTTGGAAAGTGTGGAAAGCGTGAGTGGAGAAACAAAAGAGCTGGCGCTCTGGGTCATAACAACTTTGACCTGGGCGCCAGCTTTAATCAGTAAACGAACAAGAAAAGTGGTCTTGTAGGCGGCAATTCCCCCGGAAACTCCCAAAAGGATATTTTTACCGCTGAGCATTTCTTATGCGTCTTTCTCTGTATTCCTGTAATAAATTTTATCCTCTAACCACTCTTGTACGGCCAAAGCGTGTGGTTTTGGCAACTTTTCGTAGAATTTGGAAACCTCGATCTGCTCTTTGTTCTCAAAGACTTCTTCCAAACTGTCGCTGTAGGTCGCGAATTCTTCCAGCTTCTCCAACAATTCCTTTTTTATCTCGGAATTGATTTGGATCGCTCTTTTTGAAGCTATGGAGATAGCTTCGTAAATATTTTCGGTTTTTTCGTCAAACTCGTTTCTGTTGAGAGTTTTTGTGGAAACCGGGGCCTTTGTGTTTTTCAAATCTTGCATATGCAATGGTTTAAAAGCTGTTTTTTATTTGGATACGGAAGTGTTGTACACGCTCAATTCCTCTCGGATAGTCTCGGCATAGTCATCTGCTTGTTTCTTGAATTCCGTTTCTGGAAAATAGCGCATTAATGTATTATATGAATCAAGAGCATCTTCCAAGCGCTCCTGTTTTTTGTCAAATGTACTGTTCAAGGCCAGTCTGGTGGCCGCTTCAATTCTATAATATAAGGCTTCTTCCCTGTAAATGGAACCGGGATTGTCCGTTATAAAATTATCAAAGGCGGTGATTGCAGAAATCAAAACGGGCAGGTTGAATTCTCCCAACTTATTGAATTGCTTTGCAATCTCTATTTCTTTCTTTTCCTTTTTGGCGGTCAATTCCTTGGCCATGGCATTGGCTTCCTCAAAAAACTCCGACTCGGAGTAATTGTTGATAAAAGTCTGCAATTTTAACAGGGCCTTGTCGGTTTCGGTTTGATCCAAAGAATATCTTGGGGAAAGCATGTAATAACTTTTTGCCCCTAAAAAACTTGCTTCTTGAATCTTATCACTACGTGGATATGATTTTATGAAACGCTCAAACTGATATCCCGCCAAATAATAATCGCCGTTCTTGAAATAGCTGTCCGCAAAAAAGAACATTACGCGTTCCCCTTGTGGCTTGCCCACGTACTGGGGCGCAATCTGCTCGAACAAACGAACCGCTCTTTTATAATCGCCTTCCTCGTACAGCTTTTCGGCCATATCATATTTGGCCTTCACATCGGTTTCCTTAAGTACCTTTTGATACTCACTACAGGATACGAGAAGTACTGCTGCACAACAAAAAAGGAGTATTGACCTCATTTTCAAAAACATTTTGCAAAATTAGTGATATTGAACGGATATAAAAAAAGATTTTTTACCCTTCAAATGTAACGGCAACCAAGATCAATACCCAAGGGTTTGGGCAAGTTTTAACGAATTTTAAACATGTGCCCTGTCCAGTTGTACCAACGAAGCAACGATTTTATCCTTCAAAACCGGCGTTGCCTCTACCAAAGGCAATCTTACCGTCGACCTTGAAATGCCCTTGCTCTCAAAGATACTTTTTATGCCAGTGGGGTTCCCCTCTTCAAAAATCAGCAACATCAACGAGGATAATCTGTGATGGATGCGATATGCTTCCTTTACATTTCCTTCCAATCCAAATTTAATCATATCGGAAAAAAGCGATGGCAATCCCTGGCCCAAAACGGAGATAACCCCTGCCCCGCCTGCCAAAACCGTTGGCAAGGCCGTGGCATCATCACCGGAGATCACCAAAAAGCCTTCCGGTCTGTCCTTGAGTATTTTATCAATCTGAACGGCATCACCGCATGCTTCCTTGATACCAACTATGTTGGGGAAGTCGTGTGCCAACCTTAGCGTGGTCGACGGCAACATATTGCTGCCTGTTCTTGAGGGTACATTGTATAATATAATCGGGATGGGAGATACTTCTGCGATCAATTTAAAGTGCTGGTATATGCCCTCTTGGGTTGGTTTGTTGTAATATGGGGAAACGGATAGGATGGCATCAAAATCCGACAAGTCCAATGTTTTTAGCTCGTGTACCACCGCCATGGTATTGTTGCCGCCCACACCAAGTACCAATGGAAGCCTACCTGCATTGGTACGGACGACTACATCTACCACCAATTGTTTCTCCGCTTGTGAAAGGGTTGCGGATTCGGCCGTTGTTCCCAAGACCACCAAATAATCCACACCACCTTGAATGTTATGTTCCACAACTTTCTCCAGGGCTTCCACATCCACCGATACATCTTCTCTGAACGGGGTTATCAAAGCCACTCCTGTTCCGATCAATTGTTCCATTACTTCAAATTTCTTTTAAGACCTTTAAATATTTTTTCAGTTCGCTCTTGAACAACGTAAAGTCGCCCAAAGGGGTATTTAAGATCAAATCGTTTATCTTGGGGTCCTGGGCGCCCAAACCTACCTTAAGGCGGGCGGGGGTCTTTACCGACAATAGCTTCATCATTAAATTATCTTCTTCATAATAATTGATGAGCATATCGTATTCTCTGCTCAAAAATTCCAGCACATAGCTGTTTTCTATCTGGCCCTTCCATCCAAGGTCCTTATCGGAGAACATTTGAATGGCATAAGGCGAGTTTTTGTCGTACTCCCGTTTATAGCCAATTATTTTTATGGCATTGGGCCTTAGCGAAAATTCTTCAATAAGTTCGTAAAAGGCCTCTGCTTTTTGAAATTTATCGACATCAACAATGCAACCAACACTGGTAATCCCCTTTTCCCTGGACACGGACTTTGAAGGCTTTTCCAATTCCTCCCTTAAATATTTATGCCCCGATTTAACCTTAAATTTGTCTTGGAGTCCTTTCAAAAACATATTTTTGATGATTTTTACAAAGGTAAATAATCTACCAAGACGACTTAACAAAGATACGCACGTGAACAATCTAAAATTTAAACAATTTGTTGTATTTATAACTTTTTGTTTTTTGATATCCTGTAAAAATGACGCCGATAAACTATCGGAAATACAGGGCAAGCAAATTCCCATCGACTCTACCTACGCACAGACCGATTCCATTGAAGCCTTTGTGGAACCGTACAGAAAAAGAATCAACGAGATATTGGACAGCACCTTGGCCTATGCCCCAAAACCATTGTTGCTGAACGATGGGGAACGCACCTCATCCATGGGGAACCTGTTGGCGGACATAGTTCTAGAGCAGGCTGCTCCCATTTTCAATTCCAGAACGGAAAAGACCTTGGATTTTGTGGTGCTCAATGCCGGTGGGGTCCGCTCCATTATTTCGGAAGGGAATGTGACCGCCAGAAACGCTTATGAGGTTATGCCGTTCGAAAATTACATCGAAGTGGTAGAGCTCAGTGGCTCCGCTACCCGGGAACTCATCAATTTTGTGGCAAAATCCTCCCGAAGACACCCTGTATCCGGGATAGAGATCGTTACGGACAAGAACGGTTCGCTCGAATCGGTAAATATACAGGGGCAACCTTTTGACGAGAGCCGAAACTATTTTGTGGCCTCCTCCGATTATTTGGTGAACGGTGGCCCCAGCGTAGGCTTTTTTGACCAAATTGTTTCGAGAACGGCAACGGATTACCTACTGCGCAATGCCATGATAGATTACTTTAAAAAGATGGATACTTTACAGGCAGTAGCCGATGATCGAATCAAACAACTTAATTAGAAGATGAAAAGAAGGGACTTTATCACCAATACTACCGCTGCATCCACTTTAATCGGATTGGGCGGCCTCAGCTTGAGTTCGTGCTCCAATTTGGGCAAAAAACAGATTACCATCCTGCACACCAACGATGTGCACAGCCATATCGACACCTTTCCCCCCAACCACTCCAGACACCCAAATTTGGGCGGGGTGGCAAGGCGCGCTACTCTGGTGGAACAGATCCGTAACGAAAACCCGAACACCCTGCTTTTTGATGCCGGTGATATTTTCCAGGGCACACCCTATTTTAATTTTTACGGGGGCGAGCTTGAGTTTAAATTGATGAGCAAGCTCAAGTACGATGCCGCCACCATTGGCAACCACGATTTTGACAACGGCATTGATGGTCTGCTGGCACAAATGCCAAATGCCACTTTTGAAATGATCAGCGCAAACTACGATTTTACCAACACGGTGATGGACGGGTACGTAAAACCTTATAAAATCTATACGGTAGATGGTATTAAGATCGGGGTGTATGGCCTGGGCATTGAACTGGACGGACTGGTGACCAAAAAATTGTACAAGGAAACCCAATATCTGAATCCTTACGAGATAGCTTTGGACATGGAAAAACAGCTCAAAGAGGAAGAACAGTGCGACTTGATCATTTGCCTATCGCATTTGGGCTATGATTATGAATACCCCGAAAAACCCTGCGATACCCGTTTGGCGCAGCAAACCTACCACACGGATCTGATCATTGGTGGTCACACCCATACGTTTTTGGACAAGCCCGATGTGCGCACTAACCAAAACGGGAACTCCGTACTTGTAAACCAAGTAGGATGCTACGGGATTAATTTGGGCAGAATAGATTTTTACTTTGATTCCGATAAAAACGCATCGGCCAACGGAATTAGTATTACGGTTTAGTCAATGGTTATTGGTTATTGGTTATTGAGTTATTGGGTTATTGGGTGATGGGCGAAGGGTAAAGGGTAAAAGGTTCTCGAACTGACAATTGTTTATTGTTCATTGTAAACTGCTCACTGCTCACTGCCCACTGACTCCCGACCCCAAAAAACAAAACCGGGAAAGCACTTGGCCCTCCCGGTCTCTTTAAAAACAAATAGTATGAAAAATTGCTATTTCAATAATCAATTACATTCTTCAAGAAACTCTGCGGTCCCTGTGAACTCCCAATTGTAATTCAACATCAAATTATCACCGGCAGACAATGCCGCTGCACCACAAACGGTAAGATTATCTATTCCAACACTAATATCGATTGGGCCATTATTTGCATCCACATAACTGTTCCAACCTATTATGGTGGCATTTAGGTTTTCTTTCGACATGCCGCTGTTATCGAACATATTGGACATATCTTCTATACTGCCGATTTTCCACCCTCCCAAATCTTGGTCGAATGCTTCGGCTTTGCTGAACATATAGGACATATTGGTAATATTTTTTGTATCCCAGTCACTAAGGTCTCCGTTAAAAGTAGTTGCACCGCTGAACATAGCACCCATGTCGGTAACATTCTCAACATTCCATAAGCTAAGATCTCCATTAAAAGCTGTAGCTCCAGCAAACATTACCAACATAGAACTAACATTCGAGATATCTGGCACATCTGTTGCGTTATAGATCATATTTTCGCACTCCAAAAAAGCGGCTGTCATTGAATACCACGCTATATCGCCCCATTGCTCAAGACCAATAAGATTGCCCTTAGTGTTGCTATTTTCCATTCGGATGGCCGGAAAAACTCCTTGTATCGCAACGGTATAAGTACCTGCCTCTTCATAAGTATGCTCAAAACTACCCACATTCACCTGAACAATATCTTCCACAGTACCGTCTCCCCAATCAATGGTAAAATCATAATTGTAAGCATTTTGAGTACCAATTACTATTTTTTCACCCGCCTCCTCTGTTTTCCAAGTGGTCACAAAAGAAGTTGGATCATCCGATATGCCCTCCACCTCGTTCAGTACAACGATCTTCACTTCCACTTCGGTGGTTTCGACACCATCCGTAACACTTACTTTGATATTGTGTTCGGTCGCCGTCTCAAAATCAAGGCTCTTATTGGAGGCCAATCTAAGTTCTCCTTTGGTATTTATGGCAAATAGGCCATTGTCGTTCGTGGATATTGTTATTACAAGGTCTTTCGGGTCGGTATCCACATCGATAATCTCAAAAGCATGGATCAACTCATCGGAAGAAATATTTTCACTCACCTCAAATTCATATGCATCCTTGGCAAAGGTGGGGGTACAATCGCAAATGGTGATCTCTGCCGAATCTTCCCTTTCCCCATCCGTGACCGCTACGGTTATCTTTTGCAGCGGAGTCTCCACAAGGTCAAGGGTTTTACCAGTTTTTATGCCCAATGCGCCTGTTGCCCCCTCGATCACGAACAAATCGTTGCTGTTGGCGGTTATGCTAAAGGCCAGCTTGGTGACCATATTGGCATCATAGGCTTTTACCAGGCCCACCGTTTGGGTGTCCGTTACGGTTTTTTCCAAAACATTTAAGGTCTGGTCGTATATTACAGGAGGTTGATTGGCAAATTCCTTTGGCCCATCATCTTTAGAGCAAGACCAAAGTATGGCCATTGCAAACATCGATAAAAACAGTTTCTTACTAGTCATAAGCATGATACATTTATTGCAAATTCAAGCAAGTATCGTGAGAACTTACGGACTTTTGGGCCACCAATTGATGGATGCCCCGTTTGAGTTGACGGATGAGGGATTTGGGTTGATGGGGGATTCGGTTATTGGGTTATTTGGTTATTTGGTTATTCGGTTATTCGGTTATTCGGTTATTCGGTTATTTGGTTATTGGGTTATTGGGTTATTGGGTTAAAGGTAAAAGGTTCTCGAACTGGCAATTGGTAACTGACAATTGGTAACTGTTAATTGTTCATTGTTCATTGTTCATTGTCAACTGCCCACTGCGTACTGCCTACTGACTTCTGACTTCCGACTTCCGACCTCAAATATCCGAATTCTGACTACTCACTACTCAAATCTCACATCTAACCCCAAAAAAACAAAACCGGAAAAGCACTTGGCCCTCCCGGTATGTTATGCAATAAATTGTCTAAAAAATCGTGGCGTCAAAATCAATTACACGCGTCCTCTTCATCTGGGTTACCGGAAAAAGTCCAGCCATAACTTGCCATCAAGTCTGCTTTTGCTTCTATGGCAGTGAGTCCACAAATAGTTAGATCATTAAGGCCCAAATTCACATTTAATGGGGCGGTTTTTAGGGAAGCATAACTATGCCAGCCTATTAATGTTGCATTCAAATTCTCCTTGGACATACCGCTATTGTCGAGCATAAAGGCCATTGTGTTTACATTTCCAATATCCCAACCGCCCAAGTTTTGATTAAAAGCAAGGGCATTTTTAAGCATATTCTGCATTGTGCTTACATTACTAACATCCCAAACACTAATGTCTCTATTAAAAGCATCGGCACCATTAAACATACCATACATAATGACTACATTACCAGTGTCCCACCCAGTAATGTCTCCATTAAAAGCATTGGCTTCATAAAACATACTCTGCATATCGATTACACTGCCAGTGTCCCATCCACTAATGTCTCCATTAAAAGCATATGCTTGAGCAAACATTCCACTCATATTGGTTACTGAGGAGGTATTCCAGTTGAGATCGCCATTAAAGGTTGTTTGCGCGAACATGGATGACATATTAGTGATTGTGGAAGTATCCCAATCATTAAGGCTGCCATTAAAAGAAGCGACGCCTGCATAAAACATGGAACTCAGATCCTTTACATTGGAGAGATTTGGTGCATCGGTAGCATTGTACACCATGTTACCACACTTATAAAAAGCACTGGAAAGATCTTGCCATGCTATATTGCCCCATTGTTCCAAACTCCTTAATTTAGACAATTGTTGAACTGAAAGAGATTGCATTTTAATCGCTGGAAACTCTCCCTGTATGGCCACGGTATGGGTGCCCGGCTCCGCATAGGCATGTTCAAACATATGGTTCTCGGGCAGCTCCTTAATGGTCTCCACGGTACCATCGCCCCAGTCCACGGTAAAGTCATATTCATAATTTTTATTGGCACCCATATAAATGGTCTCATCGGGGGTTGTGGTCTCCCATTTGGTCACAAAAGCAGTAGGGTCGTTGGGGTCAGCCTCTGGTATGTTCTCCACCAAAATGGCAATTTTGGCCTCGGCGGTATTTTCGCCATCGGTTACGCTTACGGTAATGCTATGAGAGGTGGCGGTCTCGTAGTCCAAGGATTTGCCTTCTGCCAAGGTCAAAATACCACTTTCGGAGAGCATAAACAGGTCGTTGGCCTCCATGGTAAAGGTAAGGTCATCTTCATCGGCATCTGTGGCCACCACTTGGCCGATTACCTCAGTATCGGCAATGTCCTCCGCTACGGTAAGCTCTTGGTCTTCCATTACGGGGACTTCGTTGGTCGGGGCAACTGTGATCACTTTAATGGTGATCGTGGCACTTGCCGTGTCCTCCCCATCGTCCACCTTAACGGTAATGTTGTGCTGTTCCTTGGCCGCTGCATCCAAACTCTTTCCGCTCGCAAGGCTCAAGTCACCGGAGGCGGTAATCTCGAACAGGTCGTCGCTGTTTGCTTCAATGGTAAAGGTGAGCGTGTCCCCGTCCTCATCGGAGGCCTTTACCGTACCGATCACCTCGGTATCGGAAATGGTTTCGGCAGCACTAAAGTCCTGCGCGGCTATTACCGGAACATTGTTCTCGTCTTCCGACGGGGTGTCCGGGCCGTCATCTTTACCGCAGGACCACAACAGGGCCACGGCAAACACTGAAAAAAGTATCTTTTTCATGATTTTTTGGATTAATGATTAAATATTTAAGCAAATTCGGGAGTTCTGCCGAGGTTTTGGGCCACTAATTGACGTATGCCCCGTTTGAGTTGACGGATGAGGGGTTTGGGTTGATGGGGGGATTCGGTTATTGGGTTAAAGGTAAAAGGTTCTCGAACTGGCAATTGTTCATTGTTCATGTCAACTGCCCACTGCGTACTGCGTACTGCCCACTGACTCCTGACTTCGGACTTCTGACTTCTGACTTACATTTATGTCTTTTGTCTTATGTCCTGGCTCTTGAGTCTACTCTTGGGTTATTCAGTTATTCGGTTATTCGGTTATTTGTTATTGGTTGAAGGGGAAAGGGATTATTCGATTGTTGGATTGTTGGAAGAGCGGACCCTGAGCGTAGTCGAAGGGTGGATGATTCGGTTATTCGGTTATTCGGTGATTTGGTTATTAGGTTAATGGTTAATGGTTAATGGTTAATGGTTAATGGTTAAAGGATGAAGGATGAAGGATGAAGGATGAAAGGTTCCCGAACTGGTAATTGTTAACTGTTGATTGTTAATTGTCGTCTTATGTCTTATGTCTTGGCTCTTGAGTCTACTTTTGGGTTATTCGGTTATTGGTAATTGTTCATTGTAAACTGCTCTCTGCCAACTGCCCACTGCTCACTGCCCACTGACTCCTGACCTCTGACTTCCGACTTCCGACTTCCATTTTTATGTCATGGTTCTTGGCGCCTTTATCCGACCTCCGCACGCCCGGAATGGATGGTTGTTTATTGTAAATTGATCAAAGATTCGCTTCCACCAACTCCCTCAGCTCCTCCTCGAAGCTGCATTCGGGAAAAGGCTTATCGGCCCGTCCGTACCAATATCCGGCATTCCATTTGTCCCCTTCCTTTCGGTGCAAGTAAGCGTGGATCCAACTGCCCATTTGGGATTTTAATTCTTGGGCAATATCGTGCGAGGATTCCCAATCGCCCTTCGCATCGTGCCAAAGGGATTTTAAGGGTGCGGACCATTCCGCTGGCGGTCTGTACTGGTTCAATGTAGCTTCAAACTCTTCGTAGGTGCTGGGTGTCATACATTCAATTTTTGAAGAAATTCCTGTTCCGATATGATGGGCACGCCCAAACCTTCCGCTTTGGTTCGCTTGCTGGGACCCATATTGTCGCCCGCGACCAAAAAACTGGTTTTCGAGGATATGGACGAAGACACTTTGCCCCCATTGTCCTCGATCAATTTCTTAAGATCGTTACGGCCAATGGTCTCGAACACACCCGAAATTACAAAAGTCTGGCCCTTGAGCAGTTCCGTTTGATTCTCCAATTGCGCTTCGGACAAGGAAAATTGCAGTCCGTAGGATTTTAAACGGTCAATCGTCCCAACATTCGCAGGCTCGGAGAAAAAACTGACCACGCTTTCGGCAATCCGCTCCCCTATCTCGTCCACGGCCACCAGTTGTTCTTGCGAAGCGACCATCAATGCATCTATATTTTTGAAGGCCTTTGCCAGTTTTTTGGCCACCGTCTCCCCCACATATCGGATTCCCAAGGCAAAAAGTACCCGTTCAAACGGAATCGCTTTGGATGCCTGCACGCCGTTCACCAAGTTTTCGGCAGATTTGTCCGCCATACGTTCCAAGGGCA from Flagellimonas oceani encodes the following:
- the coaBC gene encoding bifunctional phosphopantothenoylcysteine decarboxylase/phosphopantothenate--cysteine ligase CoaBC; this encodes MLSGKNILLGVSGGIAAYKTTFLVRLLIKAGAQVKVVMTQSASSFVSPLTLSTLSKNPVLMDFINEEDGSLSWNNHVELGLWADVMLIAPATANTLSKMANGTCDNLLLATYLSAKCPVYFAPAMDLDMYKHPSTKNSLEKLQSFGNILIPAESGELASGLHGEGRMAEPENIVAFMQEDLGKGLLLSGKKVLITAGPTQEAIDPVRFLGNRSTGTMGFELAKKAANLGAKVILVSGPTHLSIEHANIQLIRVTSAQDMYEACHEYYADANIAICAAAVADYRPKIIASEKVKKQEGDMKIELERTPDILMSLGEAKKSQFLVGFALETQNELENAKGKLKRKHLDGIVLNSLKDDGAGFGGSTNKITFIDKNSQIKTFDLKTKPEVASDIWKEIISRIHA
- a CDS encoding DNA-directed RNA polymerase subunit omega, with translation MQDLKNTKAPVSTKTLNRNEFDEKTENIYEAISIASKRAIQINSEIKKELLEKLEEFATYSDSLEEVFENKEQIEVSKFYEKLPKPHALAVQEWLEDKIYYRNTEKDA
- a CDS encoding outer membrane protein assembly factor BamD → MFLKMRSILLFCCAAVLLVSCSEYQKVLKETDVKAKYDMAEKLYEEGDYKRAVRLFEQIAPQYVGKPQGERVMFFFADSYFKNGDYYLAGYQFERFIKSYPRSDKIQEASFLGAKSYYMLSPRYSLDQTETDKALLKLQTFINNYSESEFFEEANAMAKELTAKKEKKEIEIAKQFNKLGEFNLPVLISAITAFDNFITDNPGSIYREEALYYRIEAATRLALNSTFDKKQERLEDALDSYNTLMRYFPETEFKKQADDYAETIREELSVYNTSVSK
- the dapA gene encoding 4-hydroxy-tetrahydrodipicolinate synthase, encoding MEQLIGTGVALITPFREDVSVDVEALEKVVEHNIQGGVDYLVVLGTTAESATLSQAEKQLVVDVVVRTNAGRLPLVLGVGGNNTMAVVHELKTLDLSDFDAILSVSPYYNKPTQEGIYQHFKLIAEVSPIPIILYNVPSRTGSNMLPSTTLRLAHDFPNIVGIKEACGDAVQIDKILKDRPEGFLVISGDDATALPTVLAGGAGVISVLGQGLPSLFSDMIKFGLEGNVKEAYRIHHRLSSLMLLIFEEGNPTGIKSIFESKGISRSTVRLPLVEATPVLKDKIVASLVQLDRAHV
- a CDS encoding DUF6913 domain-containing protein; its protein translation is MFLKGLQDKFKVKSGHKYLREELEKPSKSVSREKGITSVGCIVDVDKFQKAEAFYELIEEFSLRPNAIKIIGYKREYDKNSPYAIQMFSDKDLGWKGQIENSYVLEFLSREYDMLINYYEEDNLMMKLLSVKTPARLKVGLGAQDPKINDLILNTPLGDFTLFKSELKKYLKVLKEI
- a CDS encoding 5'-nucleotidase C-terminal domain-containing protein; amino-acid sequence: MIFTKVNNLPRRLNKDTHVNNLKFKQFVVFITFCFLISCKNDADKLSEIQGKQIPIDSTYAQTDSIEAFVEPYRKRINEILDSTLAYAPKPLLLNDGERTSSMGNLLADIVLEQAAPIFNSRTEKTLDFVVLNAGGVRSIISEGNVTARNAYEVMPFENYIEVVELSGSATRELINFVAKSSRRHPVSGIEIVTDKNGSLESVNIQGQPFDESRNYFVASSDYLVNGGPSVGFFDQIVSRTATDYLLRNAMIDYFKKMDTLQAVADDRIKQLN
- a CDS encoding metallophosphatase; the encoded protein is MKRRDFITNTTAASTLIGLGGLSLSSCSNLGKKQITILHTNDVHSHIDTFPPNHSRHPNLGGVARRATLVEQIRNENPNTLLFDAGDIFQGTPYFNFYGGELEFKLMSKLKYDAATIGNHDFDNGIDGLLAQMPNATFEMISANYDFTNTVMDGYVKPYKIYTVDGIKIGVYGLGIELDGLVTKKLYKETQYLNPYEIALDMEKQLKEEEQCDLIICLSHLGYDYEYPEKPCDTRLAQQTYHTDLIIGGHTHTFLDKPDVRTNQNGNSVLVNQVGCYGINLGRIDFYFDSDKNASANGISITV
- a CDS encoding BspA family leucine-rich repeat surface protein — translated: MTSKKLFLSMFAMAILWSCSKDDGPKEFANQPPVIYDQTLNVLEKTVTDTQTVGLVKAYDANMVTKLAFSITANSNDLFVIEGATGALGIKTGKTLDLVETPLQKITVAVTDGEREDSAEITICDCTPTFAKDAYEFEVSENISSDELIHAFEIIDVDTDPKDLVITISTNDNGLFAINTKGELRLASNKSLDFETATEHNIKVSVTDGVETTEVEVKIVVLNEVEGISDDPTSFVTTWKTEEAGEKIVIGTQNAYNYDFTIDWGDGTVEDIVQVNVGSFEHTYEEAGTYTVAIQGVFPAIRMENSNTKGNLIGLEQWGDIAWYSMTAAFLECENMIYNATDVPDISNVSSMLVMFAGATAFNGDLSLWNVENVTDMGAMFSGATTFNGDLSDWDTKNITNMSYMFSKAEAFDQDLGGWKIGSIEDMSNMFDNSGMSKENLNATIIGWNSYVDANNGPIDISVGIDNLTVCGAAALSAGDNLMLNYNWEFTGTAEFLEECN
- a CDS encoding BspA family leucine-rich repeat surface protein — protein: MKKILFSVFAVALLWSCGKDDGPDTPSEDENNVPVIAAQDFSAAETISDTEVIGTVKASDEDGDTLTFTIEANSDDLFEITASGDLSLASGKSLDAAAKEQHNITVKVDDGEDTASATITIKVITVAPTNEVPVMEDQELTVAEDIADTEVIGQVVATDADEDDLTFTMEANDLFMLSESGILTLAEGKSLDYETATSHSITVSVTDGENTAEAKIAILVENIPEADPNDPTAFVTKWETTTPDETIYMGANKNYEYDFTVDWGDGTVETIKELPENHMFEHAYAEPGTHTVAIQGEFPAIKMQSLSVQQLSKLRSLEQWGNIAWQDLSSAFYKCGNMVYNATDAPNLSNVKDLSSMFYAGVASFNGSLNDWDTSTITNMSSMFAQTTFNGDLNWNTSSVTNMSGMFAQAYAFNGDISGWDTGSVIDMQSMFYEANAFNGDITGWDTGNVVIMYGMFNGADAFNRDISVWDVSNVSTMQNMLKNALAFNQNLGGWDIGNVNTMAFMLDNSGMSKENLNATLIGWHSYASLKTAPLNVNLGLNDLTICGLTAIEAKADLMASYGWTFSGNPDEEDACN